The nucleotide window AAGTAACAGAACCATTAGAATGGAGAGAAAAGCCCTGATTGCTGTTAGTAACGCCTCATATATCACTTTCACTGTTCTGAATTCATGGAGTCTGTTTTTAAGACAACATAACAGTGTAAACTGGGTATCCTGTTTTACGTGCCACTTCATACTAAAGATAGCATTTATGCCAAATCAGAGGCCAGCCAAATCAAGACCTTTAGCTTTCAGTTCCAAAGCAAAATACTGGAAATTTTCATCCAGTAGCAACAGGGTTTATGATTCAAAGCATGCGAAGGCACCCTGGCCCAAACCATGCGAGAATCACCAGCTGGACAACACCAGTCAAGAAAAACCTTGAATTATTACTGCTAGGGCTGCTTCAGATAGTAATTTAATCTCTAACACACTTAAACGAGCATTCACCCAGGATGAACGGGATTAAAAAGAAGTCATGATCACCTCCAAGAACAGATTACACTATTCATCATCAAGAACACAAACCCAACTAGTGAGATCTTGAGTTACAGTCTAGCATGGAACTTAACTATGTTTCAGCTATCAATTCAAGCTGCAGTTTGAAGGTTAAACACTTCAACTTCTTCAAAAGTAAGAGTGTCAACTTCCAACACATTGCGTACCTCTTCCAGCTGAAGTTCTGAACCTGTGAAGCCCCCACCAATATCCAACATGTTCATCTTAAAGCCAAATTCTTCCTAAAATGTGTAGGCAGAAGGTAAGTACATGAACAACggcaaatgcaaaaatattttgttgctcCTTACTGTGAttgttttctgtgtatttaaGCTTTTAAAACTATTTAGCTGAGTAATGAAGGAGTAAGGGCATAGTACAGATCCATTAAATCTAGAAGCAAAGCACTGGGATGTCAATAGAGGCTGGTTACACAATTCTCTGCAAGTCCCACAGCAATACCAAGTGGCTTTTGTTATATTCAGACAGTGTTTGCTGAACAGGTGGTGTATTTTGACAAAAGGCAGTTTTAGGATTTCACTAATTTTGTGACAACACCACTACAACGAAATTTGCACAAAGATCAGCAAGATCCTCAATTTTATTGCCCCCATATGTTACCAGCCACAGCTAAGGCACTGCAGTAATAAGAGTAAAAAGACTTGCAGTCTTCTCTGTTTAGTTTACAAACTCCTCATACCACAACAGATGCTAGCATACAATTGTTCCATTTCAATGTAACCTAAAAGCATCAGTTGTATATTTACAGGACTGAGATTTGAATATCAAAAAGCTTTGACTCAAAGTGGGAAACTAATTTAAATAGCATGTAAGGCTACTGCCTGTCAGTGGGACAGCATTCATTACCATAATTATGACAAAGTTGGTTTTACTTCTACCACATATCACAAAGGAGTATTTAGTCCCTTACTAAAAGTTCCATCTCCAatgatttattttggaaagaatGTAGTTGGTTTGTTAGTATGATTGGAATAGAATGGATCCTCTACTGTAGCAATTGCATGTGTGTATAGATCTACTTACAGCCATGTCAAACACACACCGAGCATCAGATAGAGCATGAATGTATGTTTGCAGATCCTGGCAAGAGCCTGAAACATgaaatctgaaagaaataaaaacactgtAAATACGCTGAACTATGCAGCTTTCAGACCAACCAAATTGTTTCACCATataaaacagcaacagaagCAATTCATTTCCAAGTGTCTCAAAACAAGCTTAAATGATAACACAGCAACTGTGCAAAGAAGCTCAGACCACAACCACTGCCTTCTATTTCACCAAATTTGTACTTGAGAGTTGCCCTCCTCTTAATACTAAGAATGTCCCACAATATTCTCATCTTTGAGAAACAACAGATTTACTGAATTTTTCAGTCTTCACTAGCAAAGTGGCTAAAAGTTGTTCTTCAGTAGGTGCCAAAGCTGCAGAGAAGTACTGATGCCCACCACAAGCTCCTGAATCCCCTCTTGTTCCTTGTTCAAAAAATTCAAGTACTGCCATATGCACTTAGGCACTGAGGTGCTAAAACAAGTGCCAGAATTCCTACGGGCTTCCGCAACAGGAATGTGGTCTACTTGTTCTAGACAGACCATACACACACCCGAGCCACAGTGTTCTCAACTCCAAGTCTACTCCTTTAAGGAATGCCATTTTGAGGCAAAGGTCACTTTTCAAACTCACTTGCATGAATCCACGTgtggaatttaaaattaaataaaaataatgcagaagACCCACGTGATTTTTGTAAAAGTTGGTTGAGACATTATATGATGAGGAATGTTTTTTCAGTAGTATCTAATTTATTAAGACATTTGTAGTTTATGCTTTAATATCCATTTCGAACAGATATACATCAAAACATTTATGGTTTAAATCATCAAAATCTGgcttaacatttttttattgtcttgatGACccatttatttgtttggttgcTTTCCTAAAACAGTCATGAGCATGTGATTGATTTGTAGCTGATGGCAGACAGAACAGACTCGTgcatacatttttttcagacacaGTAAAATATCCATCAAGCTTCCAATTAAAATACCACAGATTATTTATACAAACTTGGAACTCTAGGATTCATTCCTGCCACGTGCAAGTCAAAAACTTATCTGAGTATTTTGTCTTGATATGATCAAAGAGTGTAATAGAACCTTAATCTTTAGGTTCTAACTCAAAATCTGACCCCTTGTTCATCTTGTTCAAAGTATCCAACCTATTCCATGCTGTACTAGCACTTTTCTTATGATGTTTATTGCTGGAAAAATACAAATCGAGTTACCATAGAAGTTCAAGAGTACAGTTAGAGAACAGGAGAGGCCTTTAAACTTAGTTTTTATGCTGACAGAAGGATTTATGATACTTCATTTCATATGGTTTTGATGTCTGTAATAGTTACTTTGTTTCATACTAGTTTGTGCTTGCAAGCAAAAGCTCATGATTCTAAATTGATGTGATACTGTTtgtctggggtttttgttgattttttttaaaccttgtAAAATAGTGTCaccagggaaaaaattattttctattttacatCTTAAGTACATCATACAAATATCTGCTCAGCCAGCAGAGGACAATGAAGTTACTCACTTGACACCAACTATTTGGACTCCCAGCTCCTTAGCACATTCCATAAGGTGCCTACAGTTCTTCAGGGTGGTGCCAAACTTCATATTCATCTCCTCACCAGCAGTAATGTCTTCTGTGGCAATGTGCAGTAAGAGCCTAAGAGAAGGGGAAGATGATTGGGGCAGTTGGTTTACATCATCAGCACATGTGAAGCCTGAAGATTGTCAGAAGTGTGTTGATTATGTTGTCAGTACTCCAGCTCCATCGATGGATGAATCAAGGCAACCTAATAATAACAATCCTGTACAGAGAAAAAACTAGCAATTAGGGGCTAAAACATGGAGCCAACAAGGACAAGGGATTTCGAAATGCAGCAACTAAGACTCTTGCAGCAGCAAGAGTCTGCTGAGtgctgtaataaaaaataatgttacCTTCTACTAAAGTGTAGTTCCTCATAAAATTAGTAAGACTAATatgatttttcccatttctgtactcctccccagcccagaggTTCCCCTTCAGTTAGACATATATCAGATTTAGTTAAACTCAGCATCTGGAGAACACCAGGCTGAAAGCACACCCTGGCCATATCACATAGCCTCCCCTTCTGGCTGAGCACATGGACTCAGGATGAGGGGGTAGGGTGATCGGTCCATTCCCTGCCCCTTTTTCCAGGACACTGAAGAGGAGAGAGGCAGCAAGTACCATTTCTTACATTCTTATGCAGTGGGACATCTTCCTCTGTCTGGTCAAAGCCTCATTTTAGGTAGGTCTGGCAAACCTTTTTCTATGTTAAAGTAACACTTGATGGTCACATCCTAACCTCTAGAGACATACTTCCAAACCTCCCAAAACTCAAACTGCTGTTTGCTGAGAAAGTCACACTCCCACAAGATCAATTAATTAGTCATGCAGTAAACTAAACAGAGGTGGTGTCATGACATACATGCAGACTGGACAGAGCACACTGCAGTTAACCAGGATGGGGAGTGTAAATGAGTGGAAGAAACTCTGCAAACAGAGTGAAACAGCTCTTTACAAGACAGGCAACAAACAGAACTCAGCCTAGCCAATACAGTTGGCCTAACATATACCATGACTTCTACAGGTACTTTCCAAATGTTTCATGATGTGTTTAACATGCATTTTGTAAAGAGCAAAAAGTCCTAAGTTCTCATACAGGTTGCCCTGCAATCCTTGTTAATTTATATCATTTTGTCTTGAGAAACTGACGAGCATTTCATTTCCTGCTTCTCACTAGCACAGAAAATTCTGTTCAAAAAATTTGTAGTCAGACAGTATTTTGTGAAGCATTTGGAAAAATGTGCTAACTATagcaaaaaattattacaaGTCAAACTCTTTAAAATGCAATACAAAAATTCAAATCCATGCTATGATTTGTAACCTTGTATTAAGACCCCTCCTTAAAGACATCCAGTGTGAAATTTATTGACAAATTGTTATAGCAGCATTTTAAGAGAATCAAGATATTTTTCAAGCAAAACTCACTAAATCTGACTTCTAGAAATCCAAGAGATTGTTAGAATCATGGAAATAAATCAACATAAAAACTAACAAAACTCTAAAGCCACCAGTGAATAACTGGTAAAACACTAATGATTTAACAGTCAGCTTTAGCATTGCCAAGGCTTTCAAATCCACTAAGTATaccagagccagcagtttcAGAGAAGTTTATTtataatacataatattttTGCACAGAAATTTCTCTCCAGCATGCAAAGCAGAGACTTCCATGAAGTGTTATCACCAGCAACAGCAATATTAAATCTTGTAGtcttgaacaaaaaaaaaaaaaaaactgtctcAAATACCACCacctccccaaaaaaaacagtgaaacaaaaaaaaaaaaaaagccacagtttTGGGAGAAGACACAATACTTCAAAAATGACTCTTCAGAACCAAGGAATTTGTTAAGGATATCTGGAATTCAGTTTCTCCAATGACACTTATGGAAAGCTGTATCTTTAATCACTGCAAACCACTGTAACATTCACTTAGACTCTGGCTCCATATTTCTTAAAGGCATGGCCCAAAGCTAAAGCATTCATAGGTGAGGGATGTGATGCTAAATGACAGGAGTGCCTATCAGTCCAAGAGACCATTATACATTGCCAGCAATAAAGTTGCCATATTTAACAGCCAGATGATCAGCTTTGATCACTTTTCTacagagagcagctgagctAATACCAAAGTGATGaaaaaatttctgttttaattgtGTGAAAATACCTGCAGGTGTATTTAATAGACCTGCAGAGTGTGCCCAAACCCCAGGTGGGATCCAATGCACACGGTCATTCACTGGTAGCTCAGCCCTGACTTCAGCCAGAGCCCTAGTATCCAAACAGAACTCCCTGGAAGATAACACTGAAGCCaaaacagagcaggaggaagataTTATTTGCAGATGATGAAATCCTAGACTTCTGAACTTTAATCACTGAAACCTTTACATGAAGATTGccctaaaaaaaatcactttctccCAAACCAAGGGCCATTGTTTTAGGAAGCCAAGACTCAGTAAGAAAAGATGCAAGAAAGCTACTTTGAaagaagacagaagaagatACAAGTGACTTGTACTGAAGAAGCCATGTACTTTGCTTGCAACTCAAACCACCCAGAATACAAGCAAAAAGTTTCCCCCacattaaaagcaaaaccagaattttgACACTTACTTGGCATTTGGATGGTTACGTGAAATTTTCTTCAGCTCAATATCATTGTCACAAGTCATGATGTTTATCCCAGCTTTCGCTGCATACTTGATCTGAGAGGCTTGCTTGCAAGGATTTGTGTATATGATGTTTTCAGGAGAAATGCCCAGGTCTTGTACCAAAGCCATTTCAGCCTGAAAAACAGGAGCATACCAGAGTCTGACAAAGTGCACTGTACCatctttcctttaatttttattagatGTGATCTACTACCACATTAAAGAGAAAACTATCTACTGCTTCTAGGGCAGAAGTACAGATTTTCAACAGCCAGTTACAAATGAGTTCACAGTTCAAACTTTATTTATAATCATGGCACTTAACACCAAAGAGATGAATTTAAACCAGCAGacatatgaaagaaaattaggCACACAGTCAAGAAAAACTTACTTTACTGGAACATGCAAAACCAACACCAAGGGTTCCCAGAATTTCGAGTACACCTGGAGTAGAATTGCATTTTACAGGATAAAATGGCTTTATTGGTGCCATCACGCTCTGCCATTGCATGTTATTCCTTACAAGCTTTCCAAGATCACCAAcataaaatgccttttttccagtctgcaaaaggaagaataggaaaataaaacatctgaaattgtaggtttgctgtcAAGACAAACAACCCAAAGTCTTAAAGAATTATGtaccttttttttaacctaCTCTTAACTTTTAGATTTGACCTTGAATCATGTTTTTCTGCTCACCTAGCAATTTGAActagttttaaaaaaaccaaagggaATACCTACCACTTCAGAGATATTATGAATGCTATTGACAATATTCTGAGATTCCTGAATAAAAGATTCTACTTAAATGCCAAATGCTGATTTTatcaaaaaatacagaataagtTACACATTTCTttcaactttttattttcagaagtctGCAGCTATTTATAGGAAGAAAATCCACTGGGATGAAAGCTTCCACAGTCTCAATGTAATTTATAACTTATTATACAAGGAATAAAATCTGATGCACTAACATTATTTTAGCATCCAGGTAACAGCTTGTTTTACTAAAAATTTGTCTGATTGTAATTTAGTTCAGGAAGTCAATTTTGAGATTTATCTCCACATCTTGTGAAGAATGAAgttcaaaaggaattttaagaaCTAGACTCCATGTTAAAGGTGACAGACTCAAGTACATAATCTTTAAGAACTTTAAGAACTTTTCTGGATCACAGACTTTTCTGGAACTGTTAAGTTCCCTCTGCACATCTGTTACAACAAAGTGTTTCTCACAATCAGGTCATGATGCAGGTGTAGTAGATCAAAATGCAAACAGATCATTCCAGATTTGTTCATAATGTGCACTCAGTAAAACTACTGTAGGTGAATGACCTACTGTAAAGCAATTAAAGACCATCACAAAATATATGATGGATCTGAATTGAGACTGTACATCAAATGTTAATTCTAGCACTTGACTTTTGCAGATATGAAACTCTAAATGTCGTGGCTTATTTTATACAaagtctttatttctgtttaaaaaacacaaatagAAATTCCATCGGGTGGAAGCATACTGACCCCCTGTACGGGTCaccagcaggaatgggatctGGAGCTTTAGATCCATGGCACAGGCCTCTACCCCTTGAGCTAAAGGAGTaaatgaaagcagcaggaggcagctaTCCTCTGTGAGCCAGCCAGTGGTTGGAGACATGACATGTTGCCAGTAGTTTACCTATTTATTTGCtagacagaaaaagaatattAGGAATCAGGATTTGGGAATCCTACACCTGAGTTCAGAAGGCCATGGAATTTAGCTATTTGCTGTACTATAGTTGACCACTTGTACATGAATAGTTCTGATAAACCAAGGGAAAAGTGAGCAACTCACATGTATGGCATATGAAGAACACAGGATTTGCTTAATgaacctttttaaaaaagtttgcTATTTCTACAACTTTGTCTGCAGAACAAAAGGTACATCTTCCTGCCTCCTCCTAAGAAATGAGTGAAGCCTTTTTCGAAAAATGACTATTGTACACACGAAATTACTCAGTTTCTTTCCAGTTGGCTGCTAAACTTCAGTAGCTTTTACACCAGTTTGTCTTGAAAGATAGTACTTCACAATGTGCTTGTACCAGAGTTTCCAGTGGGGAGAAGGGTAACAGGAAGATGTATGAATATTAACCATGATGGCCCACAGAAAATTTAAGCATGGCTTTAAACTGGCTCAGCATACACATTTGTCAGAACTCTGCCATATTTTCAGggaaagaacaacaacaaaaaggttCTAACTGAATATATCCACTTGCATAATTTCAGGTGCTTGATCTAAACCCCATTGCTAATAAAATCTCTTGAAACAATGAGATGGGAAAACTTGTATTTAATTACATCAGCCAGACTACTTTCTTGCCAGTCACACTCAGAGAAATAAGAGTTGATGCCCAAATTTTCCCAACAGAATTCTGCtcaaagcaagaaaacagcaaagaagcAGAATTAGAAGGGGAAACTACTTTATAAGGTGAGTGAGGACTGTTTCTCAGCTGCTGTCAGCTCATCAGTTCTAAAATACTTTGACCTAGTTTGAAGACTTAGGGAACTAAATAAAAAGAACTGGGAAGCAAACTTACATGAGTATGTTCATAAATACAGTTGTCAATAACATCTGCAAGAGTTGCTCCTTCATCCAACAGACCAATGGAATAATTTGCATCCTCAAGAAATCCTTTCATCTCAGCCGTATTCCACAAAGCCGACAGTCATAAACCAAGAAACACAAGGGATGGGCTTCCAAGCCTTATATCCGGGTCCTTAAATTATGCAACAAACTGTACAAAGAAAACATGTGTCAATGGAACAAGAGGCACAAAGCATACCATGctgctatttaaaaatcagctttctACACCTGATGTCCTACAAACAGTAACACACCCTCTACAAAGACCAAAGATGTTTTACGCTGCTCACCCTACGTTTGTAAGAGATCTGGACAGAACAACTCTACTGAAGCCAAGAATAAAACAGAATCTGAGTACTTTAAATCTGAAACTAATTTCCAGAAACAACTGATGCAAGGCTGTTCTTGAGAAGAATTCCAGACTGTATGTACACTGATCTGCACTGAGTTTATGCAAACTATGAAAATACTGTGAGTGCAGCATATTTGTACAAATGTCTCAGCTCAGTTCTTCTCAAATACAGCATCTTAAGCAATGCTAGCATTTGAGTGTGCAACTGGAATAGAATACTTCTGAATTTGTTACAGAAAACTTGTAGCTTATTGATGAAATGTAAGCAGTGATATTTGTGTTAACATTCTAGGTTTTTGATGCTTATTTATAGCCACTGCATTTACACATTGCATTTATTagacatttattttgttgttctgtTCATAGTATTACCTACAAAACTCAAAATAGAGGTTAATAAAAAGAAGCCAATAGTctagaagtaattttaaaagttataatCTTAGCATGTAGAactgttattaaaataaagtgaTAGTTACAGTCTaactttatttgcattttgcttATCCTCAGATCTTCACTGCAAATTAGCTTAGTAGTTTATACAGTGTTTTCCAAAAGACAATCTAAATCAAAGtccaaacactgaaaacactGTTAAATATAATCTTAGAATGCAGACTGACTAATCACAAGTAAAAATCAGCAGACAGCAGAAAACTACCAACAGCTGACCATATACCTTCATTTGCTTTACTTGATTAATAGAACAATCTGCAGCTTACATTCCATTAGAGTTGTGGGTCTTGTTTAAAAGCAGCTTATTAGCTTACATCAACCCACTGACCACATTTTTGTTTCAACTGTCATCTTTATGACTAACACAAGATTGATCAAAAGCAGCTAGCTAACTAGATTCCTTCTCTAAATGAAGACCCAAGACATTTTTAAATCTCTCAACAGAAGTTGCACAGTAGTTGCAAAAAAGGTGATGGTTCTTTTCTAAGGCCACCTGCACGTAGATTTACAATAGCAGAattgtttttctaattaaaatgtttatagAAACCACAAACATTACAGCTGAAAGCCGAAAGTACTTCATTAGGACtataaaaattaagataattttGGCTTCAAATCATCACAGGACCATGGTATTAACTCAGTCTCACGTTTCATCCACCACCTtcatacagcaaaaaaaaaaaaaaaaaaaaaaaaaaaaaaaaaaaaaaaaaaaaaaaaaaaaccaccacgATTTGCAACATAGGTTTAGTTAATGTTGTCAACAATATGAACAAAGTTACTTTGCTGTAGTTTAATACTACCACAACTAAGCAGCAGTTGCTCCTGCTTGTCATTATGCCAAATAATGGGAAAGGAGCCAGCAGGCTTGTTATATGCTTTCTGCACAACTGAAACATGCCCTCTGTGTTTGTTACAAGAAGAATTTACTGCCAGGTGAACTAATTTAGTGGCAGCAAGAATATTTACTTCTGTTCAGAAGCTGAACGATAAAGACAAGTACCCCAGGTAAGAAAAAGTTGTCTCACACATATATAGTGAGTCCTATGATTATTTAAGGGAATCCTGAAGATCCAAAACAATCCCAGAAGAGCAAGATAATTAATCACATTGATGTAGGGATTTAGTGAGTTATAAAAACAATGACTAGGTGGTAGATTATAATAAGCAGGAAAGCCTTTAGTTAGTCATATCTCAGTATGAGACTAATAGCTAaaactccttaaaaaaataccacCACTGAACAAAAGAAGCTTGTGAACTAAGTTTGCCTTAGAATCAGTCTAACAAAGATAAACACCACAGTCATCTTCATAAAATATCCATGGTTTTCAGAGGCAGAGGACCAAAAAGGTTGAgttatcttttttccccccagaaagAAATGCTGGCATCAGCATCTCACTGAAaaattttttaaggaattacTGTATATACAAGGGTACTACTTAgctagatttttaaattttcgttgaggtgtttttttttttttttcatgctacaAGCTACTTCCTACACTCTAAAGCTTGCACAGTCAAGAGTCCCTTTCACCCCAGATCTACCATAGTGGAAGGTCTCAGCACACCCACTGGAACCAGTCACAGCCCTGAACAATTTTCAGACTTGCCAGACACACATAGCTAATTGCTTGTACCTTGAGCTGCCTTTTTTGAAATACAATCTAACCAACTGCACACTTTTCCTCTTTGAGTGTGGATGTTCATCTGAGTTACAGTGGAGTGGATTTAAGCCAGTTGTTTAGCACTCTtaaaagaaaggcttttttcCCATAGTTAATGACTGTGGTGTCTAGCTTTCGGACAGATGATGTAGAAGAATACTTTCCTTCAAAAGCTGCCCTTTTAATTTTGGGGAGAGTCGGTTCAAGTAAAGCATGGGTGGAGGACTCTTTACCACCAACACCCAAAGCCGCCACCAACAAAACGAACAATTATCTAGTAAGTTAGTTTTGATAAAGATCATTTCCTAAAGAAGACCTGCCTCCTGCTCATTCATCAAAAAGCATCTTATGGTTAAGAGGCAGAGACCAAAAGGAATATATGCTAATAGAGATTCAATTACATAAATTGCAACAAACCATAAACAACCTGATATAACCTCTCCCAGGCTGCTAAACAGTGATTGCTTTTTCTAAGTACATTCAAGACATGGAAGCTTTTCCACTTAACAAAATTAATCTAGTAGAAAAAAAGTGCTAACATTTGTTTCACTACTGTccaatttccccttttttgaaTAACTTGTATCTCTTCAGTCTTGATAGGAATAATAttctacaaagaaaaaacaaattcctAGAAGCACTGCTACAGCATCACTACAAGACAGTGGCTagagaaacatttctttaagGGGTTAATACCTTACAGTAGGATTTGGGACTCTGCTATCACTTTATTCTGTCCTGACCGGTTCCCTCCTGAGAGGGGGAGGAGAATCAGTGATAAAATTTGCAGAAGGAAATCTAAAGGATGGTTTAGGACTTTTTTTGATGTCTGTAAGATGAGTCAGAATTCATTAGAGTACAGAGTGCACTCCTTGCTGGAAATGCTGACTTGCTGCAAGTCATTATTTGACAGACTTGGTGTGGTAACACCACCCATTTTCACACCTGAAATGTTAGTCTGCACAATGCTCCAGGACATACATTTTAAGTCAAACAAAAGCTGTCAAGTGGTATGAGACTTCTACATAGGCATGTAATTGCTTTCTTTGAAGTAACATTACATCCTCAGGCTCTTTAACACAATGACTTCCCAGATGAAGAACTCTAAGATAAAGGTGTACCTATTTAAACACTGCAATTACTGCAGACATtgggaataaaagaaaattaaaa belongs to Vidua macroura isolate BioBank_ID:100142 chromosome 1, ASM2450914v1, whole genome shotgun sequence and includes:
- the AZIN1 gene encoding antizyme inhibitor 1 isoform X1; this translates as MKGFLEDANYSIGLLDEGATLADVIDNCIYEHTHTGKKAFYVGDLGKLVRNNMQWQSVMAPIKPFYPVKCNSTPGVLEILGTLGVGFACSSKAEMALVQDLGISPENIIYTNPCKQASQIKYAAKAGINIMTCDNDIELKKISRNHPNAKLLLHIATEDITAGEEMNMKFGTTLKNCRHLMECAKELGVQIVGVKFHVSGSCQDLQTYIHALSDARCVFDMAEEFGFKMNMLDIGGGFTGSELQLEEVNHVIRPLLDVYFPKESGVNVIAEPGCYYVSSAFTLAVNVIAKKTVEYDKLLPSGVEQTRNDDEPVFTYYINDGVYGSFASKLSEKLNTIPEVHKKYKEDEPLFASSLWGPSCDELDQIVENCLLPELSVGDWLIFDNMGSGTLGEQSTFNDYQRPLIYYMMSFSDWDEMQDAGIASDTLMKNFFFVPSCIQLSPEERFSTAA